In one Siniperca chuatsi isolate FFG_IHB_CAS linkage group LG14, ASM2008510v1, whole genome shotgun sequence genomic region, the following are encoded:
- the il13ra2 gene encoding interleukin-13 receptor subunit alpha-2 isoform X3, with the protein MAIKSWLTYNATLMLLLITWKESVHCNGFTVDPPEDLEILDPGHLGHLEITWIPPASLINMTDCPVQYQLEYYNTYRDSWTAIRTTRRTYSAQFDLMKDVRVRVYTLLRGPCTNDTMIKSARYTELVQKPPSKGVVGTAVQDFICVYHNMKYMECNWGRSPKTPVNSQQSLYFWYKELEKAEECPKYLISSQVRSGCDFTGMSLPDFTDINFCVNGSSPEGPLKPTYISLQIQNHVKPETTEKLHLQTGPDLQLELHWDHPVGRVPGHCLEWEVEHLQEGPDGKIASEQILTKQTSVIVPSIHNNERHCFRVRSKLHKYCADKSFWSEWSRPSCHPAGRP; encoded by the exons ATGGCGATTAAATCCTGGCTGACTTACAACGCGACATtgatgctgcttttaataaCATGGAAGGAAAGCGTGCATTGCAATGGATTTACAG TGGATCCTCCTGAGGACCTTGAGATACTAGACCCTGGTCATCTTGGACATCTGGAGATTACATGGATCCCCCCAGCCAGCTTGATTAATATGACAGACTGCCCAGTACAGTATCAGCTGGAGTACTACAACACATATAGGGACAGTTGGACT GCTATCAGGACGACTAGGAGGACATACAGTGCCCAGTTTGATCTGATGAAAGATGTTAGAGTGAGAGTGTACACCTTGCTGAGGGGACCCTGCACCAACGACACTATGATCAAGAGTGCAAGATATACTGAACTGGTCCAGAAACCTCCCAGCAAAG GTGTTGTGGGTACCGCAGTCCAGGATTTTATCTGTGTTTACCATAACATGAAGTACATGGAGTGCAATTGGGGAAGAAGCCCAAAGACGCCTGTCAACTCACAGCAAAGTCTATATTTCTG GTACAAGGAACTGGAAAAGGCAGAAGAATGCCCGAAATACCTAATTTCAAGCCAAGTCAGGAGTGGCTGCGACTTCACAGGGATGTCTCTCCCTGATTTCACTGATATCAACTTCTGTGTTAATGGCTCCTCTCCTGAAGGGCCCCTGAAACCAACATACATCTCCCTGCAAATTCAAAACCATG tGAAGCCTGAGACCACAGAGAAGCTGCATTTGCAAACAGGTCCAGACTTGCAGCTGGAACTACACTGGGACCATCCTGTTGGTAGGGTTCCTGGACACTGCCTAGAATGGGAGGTGGAACACCTTCAAGAGGGACCTGATGGAAAAATTGCATCG gaGCAGATTCTAACCAAACAGACGAGCGTAATAGTGCCCTCCATCCACAACAATGAGAGACACTGCTTCAGGGTTCGGTCTAAATTGCATAAGTATTGTGCAGACAAAAGCTTTTGGAGTGAGTGGAGTCGTCCATCATGCCACCCAG CTGGAAGACCCTGA
- the il13ra2 gene encoding interleukin-13 receptor subunit alpha-2 isoform X1 — protein MAIKSWLTYNATLMLLLITWKESVHCNGFTVDPPEDLEILDPGHLGHLEITWIPPASLINMTDCPVQYQLEYYNTYRDSWTAIRTTRRTYSAQFDLMKDVRVRVYTLLRGPCTNDTMIKSARYTELVQKPPSKGVVGTAVQDFICVYHNMKYMECNWGRSPKTPVNSQQSLYFWYKELEKAEECPKYLISSQVRSGCDFTGMSLPDFTDINFCVNGSSPEGPLKPTYISLQIQNHVKPETTEKLHLQTGPDLQLELHWDHPVGRVPGHCLEWEVEHLQEGPDGKIASEQILTKQTSVIVPSIHNNERHCFRVRSKLHKYCADKSFWSEWSRPSCHPEKKEVAPEAEWDMVPVYVYIAVTIIVVLVLSLCVGAVLKVRRSRQVKKPDSLLSLFARNPVLTVVEA, from the exons ATGGCGATTAAATCCTGGCTGACTTACAACGCGACATtgatgctgcttttaataaCATGGAAGGAAAGCGTGCATTGCAATGGATTTACAG TGGATCCTCCTGAGGACCTTGAGATACTAGACCCTGGTCATCTTGGACATCTGGAGATTACATGGATCCCCCCAGCCAGCTTGATTAATATGACAGACTGCCCAGTACAGTATCAGCTGGAGTACTACAACACATATAGGGACAGTTGGACT GCTATCAGGACGACTAGGAGGACATACAGTGCCCAGTTTGATCTGATGAAAGATGTTAGAGTGAGAGTGTACACCTTGCTGAGGGGACCCTGCACCAACGACACTATGATCAAGAGTGCAAGATATACTGAACTGGTCCAGAAACCTCCCAGCAAAG GTGTTGTGGGTACCGCAGTCCAGGATTTTATCTGTGTTTACCATAACATGAAGTACATGGAGTGCAATTGGGGAAGAAGCCCAAAGACGCCTGTCAACTCACAGCAAAGTCTATATTTCTG GTACAAGGAACTGGAAAAGGCAGAAGAATGCCCGAAATACCTAATTTCAAGCCAAGTCAGGAGTGGCTGCGACTTCACAGGGATGTCTCTCCCTGATTTCACTGATATCAACTTCTGTGTTAATGGCTCCTCTCCTGAAGGGCCCCTGAAACCAACATACATCTCCCTGCAAATTCAAAACCATG tGAAGCCTGAGACCACAGAGAAGCTGCATTTGCAAACAGGTCCAGACTTGCAGCTGGAACTACACTGGGACCATCCTGTTGGTAGGGTTCCTGGACACTGCCTAGAATGGGAGGTGGAACACCTTCAAGAGGGACCTGATGGAAAAATTGCATCG gaGCAGATTCTAACCAAACAGACGAGCGTAATAGTGCCCTCCATCCACAACAATGAGAGACACTGCTTCAGGGTTCGGTCTAAATTGCATAAGTATTGTGCAGACAAAAGCTTTTGGAGTGAGTGGAGTCGTCCATCATGCCACCCAG aaaagaaagaagtCGCACCTGAAGCAGAATGGGACATGGTACCTGTCTATGTATATATTGCTGTTACCATCATTGTCGTACTGGTGCTGTCGCTGTGTGTGGGGGCAGTGCTCAAAGT GAGGAGATCAAGACAAGTGAAGAAGCCAgactctctgctctctctgtttgcCAGAAATCCAGTTCTTACAGTGGTGGAGGCCTAA
- the il13ra2 gene encoding interleukin-13 receptor subunit alpha-2 isoform X2, producing MAIKSWLTYNATLMLLLITWKESVHCNGFTVDPPEDLEILDPGHLGHLEITWIPPASLINMTDCPVQYQLEYYNTYRDSWTAIRTTRRTYSAQFDLMKDVRVRVYTLLRGPCTNDTMIKSARYTELVQKPPSKGVVGTAVQDFICVYHNMKYMECNWGRSPKTPVNSQQSLYFWYKELEKAEECPKYLISSQVRSGCDFTGMSLPDFTDINFCVNGSSPEGPLKPTYISLQIQNHVKPETTEKLHLQTGPDLQLELHWDHPVGRVPGHCLEWEVEHLQEGPDGKIASEQILTKQTSVIVPSIHNNERHCFRVRSKLHKYCADKSFWSEWSRPSCHPATSTSTHDSH from the exons ATGGCGATTAAATCCTGGCTGACTTACAACGCGACATtgatgctgcttttaataaCATGGAAGGAAAGCGTGCATTGCAATGGATTTACAG TGGATCCTCCTGAGGACCTTGAGATACTAGACCCTGGTCATCTTGGACATCTGGAGATTACATGGATCCCCCCAGCCAGCTTGATTAATATGACAGACTGCCCAGTACAGTATCAGCTGGAGTACTACAACACATATAGGGACAGTTGGACT GCTATCAGGACGACTAGGAGGACATACAGTGCCCAGTTTGATCTGATGAAAGATGTTAGAGTGAGAGTGTACACCTTGCTGAGGGGACCCTGCACCAACGACACTATGATCAAGAGTGCAAGATATACTGAACTGGTCCAGAAACCTCCCAGCAAAG GTGTTGTGGGTACCGCAGTCCAGGATTTTATCTGTGTTTACCATAACATGAAGTACATGGAGTGCAATTGGGGAAGAAGCCCAAAGACGCCTGTCAACTCACAGCAAAGTCTATATTTCTG GTACAAGGAACTGGAAAAGGCAGAAGAATGCCCGAAATACCTAATTTCAAGCCAAGTCAGGAGTGGCTGCGACTTCACAGGGATGTCTCTCCCTGATTTCACTGATATCAACTTCTGTGTTAATGGCTCCTCTCCTGAAGGGCCCCTGAAACCAACATACATCTCCCTGCAAATTCAAAACCATG tGAAGCCTGAGACCACAGAGAAGCTGCATTTGCAAACAGGTCCAGACTTGCAGCTGGAACTACACTGGGACCATCCTGTTGGTAGGGTTCCTGGACACTGCCTAGAATGGGAGGTGGAACACCTTCAAGAGGGACCTGATGGAAAAATTGCATCG gaGCAGATTCTAACCAAACAGACGAGCGTAATAGTGCCCTCCATCCACAACAATGAGAGACACTGCTTCAGGGTTCGGTCTAAATTGCATAAGTATTGTGCAGACAAAAGCTTTTGGAGTGAGTGGAGTCGTCCATCATGCCACCCAG CCACATCAACAAGTACTCATGACTCACATTAA